A stretch of the Marivirga tractuosa DSM 4126 genome encodes the following:
- a CDS encoding CPXCG motif-containing cysteine-rich protein has product MLEHFFHCPHCFQEISMLIDLSVSNQSYVEDCEVCCNPLQISLEIEEGEIAYFEANPAQ; this is encoded by the coding sequence ATGCTGGAACATTTCTTTCATTGTCCACATTGCTTTCAGGAAATCAGTATGCTGATTGATTTAAGTGTTTCAAACCAATCTTATGTTGAAGACTGTGAAGTCTGCTGCAATCCATTACAAATAAGTTTAGAAATTGAAGAAGGTGAGATTGCGTATTTCGAGGCAAATCCTGCTCAATGA
- a CDS encoding SDR family NAD(P)-dependent oxidoreductase yields the protein MKIDCSHQHILVTGGTRGIGAAITRTLIECGATVVAHYNRNEECAQKLKKELGSSIHLIKADLSGAMEVARLFSETLEYFNGRLDGIVNNAGIALSSDIHKNAVEWTDDWLKTMDVNVNAVGLLCKRSVVQFQKQESGGRIVNISSRAAFRGDTADYLAYATSKGAIVSLTKSIARAFGKQNIKAFTVAPGFVRTDMAQQFIDQYGEGFALDDIALTKLTEPEDVSPTIAMLMSGLMDHATGTTIDINAGSYVH from the coding sequence ATGAAAATCGATTGTTCACATCAGCATATATTAGTAACAGGCGGGACCAGAGGAATTGGTGCGGCAATTACCAGAACCTTAATAGAGTGTGGAGCTACTGTTGTTGCGCATTACAATAGAAATGAAGAGTGTGCTCAGAAGCTAAAAAAGGAATTAGGTTCTAGCATCCATCTCATTAAAGCAGATTTATCAGGAGCTATGGAAGTAGCCCGATTATTTAGCGAAACTTTAGAATATTTTAATGGAAGATTAGATGGCATAGTGAATAATGCAGGAATCGCACTATCATCCGATATTCATAAAAATGCTGTAGAATGGACAGACGATTGGTTGAAAACCATGGATGTAAATGTTAATGCAGTTGGTCTATTGTGTAAAAGAAGTGTAGTACAATTTCAAAAACAAGAAAGTGGTGGTAGGATAGTTAACATTTCTTCTAGAGCAGCTTTTAGAGGCGATACTGCAGATTATTTGGCTTATGCCACTTCCAAAGGGGCAATAGTGTCCTTAACCAAATCCATTGCTAGAGCTTTTGGAAAACAAAATATAAAAGCCTTTACCGTTGCCCCAGGTTTTGTCAGAACGGATATGGCGCAACAATTTATAGATCAATATGGGGAAGGATTTGCATTGGATGATATTGCGCTTACAAAATTAACTGAGCCGGAAGATGTCTCCCCCACTATTGCCATGCTGATGTCTGGCCTCATGGATCACGCCACTGGAACTACTATTGATATTAATGCTGGAAGTTATGTTCACTGA
- a CDS encoding acyltransferase family protein, whose amino-acid sequence MQKSENKIFFPALAGIRIIAAWMIFLHHIAGEVEIGRLSSIFKEFHVGIFFTISGFLTYILYFDKYNNSEFSFKKFIQKRLARLLPLYWILLLIAAIWQWESIKSFILSFLLLQSYFEDFKFAYVGQAWTIPVQLMFYLTVPMFFFCIKKYNYWFLFWPLSVLLLGLGLMFSFSTISFHGFLANFDFLMIYTFFGRVFEFTIGTLVAKLWYNRMSERILKFKPTFAGALIYLIMLIIISNFQDAENTYGIAHPIGLMLNHILLPFSIGLFLIGLCAERTYFSKFLSTPFMILLGNSAYAFYLIHVGYFSEFVYFQISSNLLIRFICLNILAVLIYRFLELPIQRALLSFRK is encoded by the coding sequence ATGCAAAAATCAGAAAACAAAATATTCTTCCCCGCATTAGCAGGAATTAGAATTATAGCAGCATGGATGATATTTTTACATCATATTGCTGGAGAAGTAGAAATCGGTCGGCTAAGCAGTATTTTTAAAGAATTCCATGTGGGTATATTCTTTACTATTAGTGGTTTCTTAACCTACATCCTTTATTTTGATAAGTATAATAATAGTGAGTTCTCATTTAAAAAATTTATTCAAAAGCGCCTAGCAAGACTTCTGCCACTATATTGGATTCTCTTATTGATCGCTGCTATTTGGCAATGGGAATCCATAAAATCTTTTATCCTGTCGTTCCTTCTTCTACAAAGCTATTTTGAAGATTTTAAATTTGCTTACGTTGGGCAAGCATGGACTATACCCGTCCAATTGATGTTCTACCTTACTGTGCCAATGTTTTTCTTTTGCATTAAGAAATATAACTACTGGTTTTTGTTTTGGCCATTATCGGTTTTGCTTTTAGGTTTAGGCTTAATGTTTTCCTTTTCCACTATCTCATTTCATGGATTTCTAGCAAACTTTGATTTCCTAATGATTTATACCTTTTTCGGGCGAGTATTTGAGTTTACAATTGGGACTCTGGTAGCTAAATTATGGTATAATAGAATGTCCGAAAGAATTCTCAAATTCAAACCAACTTTTGCTGGCGCTCTCATTTATCTAATTATGCTAATTATCATTTCAAATTTTCAAGATGCTGAAAATACTTATGGGATAGCTCATCCTATTGGATTAATGTTAAACCACATTCTTCTTCCTTTTTCAATAGGATTATTTTTAATAGGGCTTTGCGCTGAAAGAACTTATTTCTCCAAATTCTTATCCACACCATTCATGATTCTTTTGGGCAATTCAGCCTATGCATTTTATCTTATTCATGTTGGCTATTTTTCGGAGTTTGTATATTTTCAAATCTCCAGTAATTTACTCATTCGATTTATCTGTTTAAATATTTTAGCAGTATTGATTTATAGATTTTTGGAGCTACCTATACAAAGAGCACTTTTATCATTTAGAAAATAA
- a CDS encoding DNA-3-methyladenine glycosylase I has product MFTDISKEKERCPWCLGFEQYIQYHDEEWGVPVHDDEKHFEFLVLESAQAGLSWATVLKKRENYRKLFANFDAKKVAEFDQDKIDELLQNPGIIRNKLKVNAAVINAQKFLEVQKEFGSFDKYIWSFVNHKPIINQLKSMKDAPATSPESDALSKDLKKRGFKFVGSTIMYAHMQACGLVNDHLTSCFRYKEVKEY; this is encoded by the coding sequence ATGTTCACTGATATTTCAAAAGAAAAGGAAAGGTGCCCATGGTGCTTGGGTTTTGAGCAATACATTCAATATCATGATGAAGAATGGGGAGTCCCTGTTCATGATGACGAAAAACACTTCGAATTTTTAGTTTTGGAAAGTGCTCAGGCAGGCCTAAGCTGGGCTACTGTTTTAAAGAAAAGAGAAAATTACAGAAAACTCTTTGCCAATTTTGACGCTAAAAAAGTGGCTGAATTTGATCAAGATAAAATTGATGAATTACTACAAAATCCCGGTATCATCCGAAATAAATTAAAAGTAAATGCTGCAGTCATCAATGCTCAGAAATTTTTGGAAGTACAGAAAGAGTTTGGGAGCTTTGATAAATACATTTGGTCATTCGTCAATCATAAACCCATCATCAACCAACTAAAATCTATGAAAGATGCACCTGCCACTTCCCCCGAATCAGATGCTTTAAGCAAAGACCTAAAGAAAAGAGGTTTTAAATTTGTTGGTAGCACCATAATGTATGCCCATATGCAAGCTTGTGGCTTAGTTAATGATCACTTAACTTCTTGTTTTAGATATAAAGAAGTAAAGGAATACTAA